A region from the Desulfosoma sp. genome encodes:
- a CDS encoding SoxR reducing system RseC family protein, which yields MPVRCATVLGVSPGRALVVLEREENCHACHAHSSCMRLRPQGSNRLVEVRDPLGACVGDRVEISFPAGPLWIYSILFFGLPAAALALGSLSAFLWGWTSTAAVVAAGAAGLIVALAFSFLMVRKMAQSDEVLPILSRILVKEVSCLDLG from the coding sequence ATGCCTGTGCGCTGTGCCACGGTGCTCGGTGTCAGCCCTGGGCGAGCTCTCGTCGTTCTGGAAAGGGAAGAAAACTGCCATGCCTGTCACGCTCACAGCTCCTGTATGCGGCTGCGCCCCCAAGGCTCCAACCGCCTTGTGGAAGTTCGCGATCCCTTGGGAGCTTGTGTCGGTGACCGGGTTGAAATTTCCTTTCCCGCCGGCCCTCTCTGGATTTACTCTATTTTGTTTTTCGGTCTTCCGGCGGCGGCTCTGGCTCTTGGAAGCCTGTCGGCTTTCCTATGGGGTTGGACTTCCACAGCGGCAGTCGTTGCGGCAGGTGCCGCAGGCTTGATCGTGGCTTTGGCCTTTAGTTTCCTGATGGTCCGAAAAATGGCCCAGAGTGACGAGGTCCTTCCGATCCTCTCGCGGATCCTTGTCAAAGAAGTGAGTTGTCTCGACCTTGGTTGA
- a CDS encoding branched-chain amino acid ABC transporter permease, with protein MIWSRFLTYGLIAAALAACPLFLNPYWTDVLNSIGLYAALGLSLNLIVGHAGLFNLGHAAFYAVGAYTAAILNTHFHIPILMLMPLCGLTAGLFALLIARPIIHLRGDYLCIVTIGVGEIVRIALINNVFGITGGANGIFGISRPNLFGWVIRQPHEFFYLIWAFVALTIFFFHRLENSRFGRALNYLREDETAAEGSGIDTAHYKLMAFVLGAAWAGMVGNIYAAKMTIIAPESFSFWESVVMFTLIILGGSGSIPGVLLGAFLIVGLPEVFRGFTNARMMVFGAAMIAMMIFRTGGILPARPRRYRLPEQYVGEEGA; from the coding sequence ATGATCTGGAGTCGTTTTCTCACCTACGGACTGATTGCGGCGGCTTTGGCCGCCTGTCCTCTGTTTCTCAACCCCTACTGGACGGATGTGCTCAACAGCATCGGACTCTACGCCGCTCTGGGACTCAGCCTTAACCTCATCGTGGGCCATGCAGGCCTCTTTAATCTGGGACACGCTGCCTTTTATGCCGTAGGCGCCTACACCGCCGCCATCCTCAACACCCATTTTCATATCCCTATTTTGATGCTCATGCCCCTGTGCGGGCTCACAGCAGGGCTCTTTGCCCTTCTGATCGCTCGACCCATCATCCACCTTCGAGGGGACTACCTGTGCATTGTTACCATCGGAGTGGGAGAAATCGTTCGAATCGCGCTCATTAACAATGTTTTCGGAATCACAGGAGGCGCCAACGGCATCTTCGGCATCAGTCGGCCGAATCTGTTCGGCTGGGTGATTCGACAACCTCACGAATTTTTCTATCTTATTTGGGCCTTCGTGGCCTTGACAATCTTTTTCTTTCATCGCCTTGAAAATTCAAGGTTCGGTAGAGCTTTGAATTACCTTCGAGAAGATGAAACGGCCGCCGAAGGCAGCGGCATCGACACGGCCCATTACAAGCTCATGGCCTTTGTGCTTGGAGCGGCCTGGGCGGGCATGGTCGGCAATATCTATGCGGCTAAAATGACCATTATTGCCCCGGAATCCTTTAGTTTCTGGGAATCGGTGGTTATGTTCACTCTGATTATCTTGGGGGGATCGGGAAGCATTCCAGGAGTGCTTCTGGGAGCTTTTCTCATCGTGGGATTGCCCGAAGTGTTTCGTGGCTTCACCAATGCACGCATGATGGTCTTTGGGGCCGCCATGATCGCCATGATGATCTTTCGAACCGGAGGCATTCTACCAGCTCGGCCACGCCGATACAGATTGCCCGAACAATATGTTGGGGAGGAGGGGGCGTGA
- a CDS encoding ABC transporter ATP-binding protein, which yields MLQLVDLYVKYGNIEVLHGINLTVHPGEIVTILGANGAGKSTTLLTISGLVKPSSGAVILEDTPLHKLPPHEVVRRGVAHVPEGRRVFGTLTVQENLNLGAFIRSDTNGVQKTLQWIYELFPILAERRRQLAGTLSGGEQQMLAIARGLMSRPRILLLDEPSLGLAPLLVKTIFQTIQDINASGVTIVLVEQNARAALKLAHRGYVLEVGRIVLEDTAQGLLENADVQKAYLGGA from the coding sequence ATGCTTCAACTCGTGGACCTTTACGTTAAGTATGGCAATATTGAGGTGCTGCACGGCATTAACCTCACAGTGCATCCCGGGGAAATCGTGACCATTCTCGGGGCCAACGGGGCAGGCAAATCCACCACGTTGCTCACCATCAGCGGGCTGGTCAAGCCGTCTTCAGGAGCCGTGATTCTGGAAGACACCCCTCTGCATAAGCTGCCGCCTCACGAAGTGGTGCGCCGCGGAGTGGCTCATGTGCCTGAAGGACGTCGCGTTTTCGGAACCCTTACCGTTCAGGAAAACCTGAACCTGGGAGCCTTCATTCGATCCGATACAAACGGTGTTCAGAAAACTCTTCAGTGGATCTACGAGCTTTTTCCCATCCTGGCGGAAAGACGCCGCCAACTTGCCGGAACCCTCAGCGGCGGGGAACAGCAGATGCTGGCCATAGCCCGAGGACTGATGAGCCGGCCTAGAATTTTGCTGCTGGATGAACCCAGTCTCGGATTGGCACCATTGCTTGTGAAGACCATCTTTCAGACCATACAGGACATTAACGCTTCGGGGGTGACTATCGTCCTGGTGGAACAAAACGCTCGAGCAGCTCTGAAGCTGGCTCACCGAGGCTATGTGCTGGAAGTGGGTCGCATCGTCTTGGAAGATACCGCTCAGGGACTCCTGGAAAACGCCGACGTTCAAAAGGCGTACCTGGGAGGCGCCTAA
- a CDS encoding DHH family phosphoesterase: MAPNKQPSSACPTSLRPRSRKDALQRLYALVQTKDRVLITIDPDPDSIAAAFALKRLLWRRVHSTTIGIIRPIRRLNNLTMVRLLKLPLVLLKDKNLSDFNRFFLVDGQPAHNEFFQKIPYSLVIDHHPVTALPEIPYLDIRPDYGATSTILTEYLIAAKIKPSRTLATALIYGIKTDTQNFERQSREEDVRAFHYLYDKVYQATLRKIEISDLALKDLTYFVEAIKNKTVIKDRIYTHLARVPSADILVILADFLLKVHDISWSIVSSVVDKTLVVIVRNDGYRKNAGRSVQKAFGAWGSAGGHRSAARAEIPLERLEEALKKKTPMAMARFVRQRLRAS; encoded by the coding sequence ATGGCGCCCAACAAACAGCCTTCCTCCGCATGCCCCACGTCTTTGAGGCCGCGTTCTCGAAAAGACGCGCTTCAACGCCTTTACGCTCTGGTGCAGACGAAAGATCGAGTGCTGATTACCATCGATCCGGATCCGGACTCCATTGCCGCCGCTTTCGCCCTGAAACGGCTTCTTTGGCGACGCGTGCATTCCACCACCATTGGAATCATTCGGCCCATTCGGCGTCTGAACAACTTGACCATGGTGCGGTTGCTGAAGCTGCCCTTGGTCCTTCTGAAGGATAAAAACCTTAGCGATTTCAACAGGTTCTTTCTGGTGGACGGACAGCCGGCTCACAATGAGTTCTTTCAAAAAATTCCGTACTCTCTGGTCATCGACCACCATCCCGTTACGGCCTTGCCGGAAATTCCTTATCTGGACATTCGGCCCGACTATGGAGCCACTTCAACGATTCTCACCGAATACCTGATCGCAGCCAAGATCAAGCCTTCAAGAACCCTGGCCACGGCCCTTATATACGGCATCAAGACGGACACACAAAACTTCGAACGCCAAAGTCGTGAAGAGGACGTACGTGCCTTTCACTACCTCTACGACAAGGTGTACCAGGCAACCTTACGCAAGATCGAAATTTCCGACCTGGCCCTTAAGGACCTCACCTACTTTGTCGAGGCCATCAAGAACAAGACAGTGATCAAGGATCGCATTTACACGCATCTTGCTCGGGTTCCTTCCGCTGACATCCTGGTCATCTTGGCCGATTTTCTGCTCAAAGTCCATGACATCTCTTGGAGTATCGTCAGTTCCGTTGTGGACAAAACCCTTGTGGTCATCGTTCGAAATGATGGATACCGCAAGAACGCAGGTCGAAGTGTGCAGAAGGCCTTTGGAGCATGGGGAAGCGCCGGAGGCCATCGATCGGCGGCTCGAGCTGAAATTCCCTTAGAACGTTTGGAAGAGGCCCTGAAGAAAAAAACCCCTATGGCCATGGCTCGGTTCGTCCGCCAACGGCTCCGTGCCTCTTAA
- a CDS encoding branched-chain amino acid ABC transporter permease — MEEFLQQLTNGLAVGGIYALIALGYTMVYGVLKLINFAHGDLFTIGSYLGLTLLTSMALVDRLGPVAGIAVLVLMVMGLVALVGALLERVAYRPLRHSPRLSAVVSALGASIFFSNALMLIYGARFQVYPQGILPKTAIDLFGLYVPLVRVLMLGTSVVMMIALYTFIQKTKIGTAIRAAAIDQDAARLMGIDVNRVILMVFLIGPALGGAAGLMVGLHYGQINFTMGWVYGLKAFTAAILGGIGNIPGAMVGGILLGVIEALGAAYLSVAWKDAIAFGVLIFILIVRPTGLLGERVAEKV; from the coding sequence ATGGAAGAATTCCTTCAACAATTGACCAACGGGCTCGCCGTGGGCGGCATATACGCTCTGATCGCCTTAGGCTACACCATGGTCTACGGCGTTCTTAAGCTCATCAATTTCGCTCACGGGGACCTGTTCACCATTGGATCCTATCTGGGTCTGACCCTTTTGACCTCCATGGCCTTGGTGGACCGGTTGGGCCCCGTGGCAGGGATCGCCGTGTTGGTCCTGATGGTCATGGGGTTGGTGGCTCTCGTGGGCGCTCTCCTGGAACGGGTGGCCTATAGACCCCTTCGTCATTCCCCTCGGTTATCCGCCGTGGTGTCCGCTCTGGGAGCTTCCATCTTTTTTTCCAATGCCCTCATGCTCATCTACGGCGCTCGATTCCAAGTGTATCCTCAGGGCATCTTGCCCAAAACGGCTATCGATCTCTTCGGCCTCTATGTGCCTTTGGTTCGAGTGCTCATGCTCGGGACATCCGTGGTGATGATGATAGCCCTCTACACCTTCATACAGAAGACGAAGATCGGAACGGCGATCCGCGCCGCCGCCATTGACCAAGATGCGGCACGCCTCATGGGCATCGATGTCAACCGCGTCATTCTCATGGTGTTCCTTATCGGCCCGGCTCTGGGCGGTGCAGCGGGACTGATGGTGGGGTTGCATTACGGGCAAATCAACTTCACCATGGGTTGGGTTTACGGATTAAAAGCTTTTACGGCGGCGATTCTTGGAGGCATCGGCAACATTCCAGGGGCTATGGTCGGAGGCATTCTGCTGGGCGTTATTGAGGCTTTGGGAGCCGCGTACCTGTCCGTGGCTTGGAAAGATGCGATCGCCTTTGGAGTCCTGATTTTTATTCTCATCGTGCGTCCCACCGGACTGCTGGGAGAACGGGTCGCGGAAAAGGTATGA
- a CDS encoding ABC transporter ATP-binding protein, translated as MSLLSLRRLTKSFGGLTAVHNVSFDVDSGSIVGLIGPNGAGKTTVFNLITGIYRPDQGDILFNNTSLLGLRTHRIIRLGIGRTFQTIRLFQNLSVLENVLAGCHCRMRSGVVSAMLGLGRHRREEKKAIDQALDALAFVGLQKNVLQKAKNLSYGNQRLLEVARALATQPKLLILDEPAGGMNEQETQELIEIIRKIRAKGITVLLIEHDMNLVMRVCEKIVVLEYGSKIAEGTPSEIKANPRVIEAYLGTDED; from the coding sequence GTGAGTCTTTTGAGCCTACGGCGGTTGACCAAATCCTTTGGAGGTCTCACAGCCGTCCACAACGTCTCCTTTGACGTAGACTCTGGAAGTATCGTCGGGCTGATCGGTCCCAACGGCGCCGGTAAAACCACGGTTTTCAACCTGATCACGGGCATCTATCGACCGGACCAAGGCGACATTCTTTTCAATAACACTTCGTTGCTGGGTCTTCGCACACACCGCATCATCCGCTTGGGAATCGGTCGAACCTTTCAGACCATTCGCCTTTTTCAGAATCTGTCCGTGCTGGAAAACGTCCTGGCAGGATGCCATTGCCGCATGCGTTCCGGGGTTGTTTCCGCCATGCTCGGGTTGGGTCGACATCGAAGGGAAGAAAAAAAAGCCATCGACCAAGCTTTGGACGCTCTGGCTTTCGTAGGGCTGCAAAAGAACGTGCTGCAAAAGGCCAAAAATCTCTCCTACGGCAACCAGAGACTACTGGAGGTCGCGCGGGCTTTGGCCACGCAGCCCAAGCTGCTCATTTTGGACGAACCGGCCGGAGGCATGAACGAACAGGAAACGCAAGAACTTATTGAAATTATTCGAAAGATTCGAGCCAAAGGGATCACGGTTCTGCTTATCGAACATGACATGAACCTGGTCATGCGCGTGTGCGAAAAGATTGTCGTTTTGGAATACGGGTCCAAAATCGCCGAAGGCACACCTTCGGAAATCAAAGCTAATCCCCGTGTCATTGAGGCGTACCTGGGGACGGACGAAGACTGA
- the rnhA gene encoding ribonuclease HI: MKTVEIFTDGACSGNPGPGGWAALLRYQGHEKRLSGSSPRTTNNQMELTAVVEALKALKEPCRVLLFTDSQYVQKGITQWIHTWKKNGWKTSKREPVKNRELWEELDRLASVHQVEWRWIKGHEGQRENEICDALARAAIPSRVAKSFSS; encoded by the coding sequence ATGAAAACCGTTGAAATCTTCACCGACGGAGCCTGTTCCGGCAATCCCGGCCCTGGAGGCTGGGCGGCGCTGCTCCGTTATCAGGGACATGAGAAACGCCTGAGCGGATCTTCCCCAAGGACCACCAACAATCAGATGGAACTCACAGCCGTCGTGGAAGCCTTGAAAGCTCTCAAGGAACCTTGTCGAGTCCTTCTGTTTACGGATTCCCAATATGTTCAAAAGGGAATCACTCAATGGATTCACACCTGGAAAAAGAACGGTTGGAAAACTTCTAAAAGAGAGCCTGTGAAGAATCGAGAGCTATGGGAGGAATTGGATCGATTGGCGTCCGTGCATCAGGTGGAATGGCGGTGGATTAAAGGTCACGAAGGTCAAAGGGAAAACGAAATCTGCGACGCCTTGGCACGTGCCGCCATTCCCAGTCGGGTAGCCAAGAGCTTCAGCTCGTGA